The window GGTTCAGCCTAGGTCGGCAGTTCGGCGCACCTCGGGAACGTCCGTAGGTGCCACCAGATCACCAGGGGCACCACGAACAGCTCCAGCACCAGCGCCCCGATGAACGCCGGGTGCGGCCAGCCCGTGACCGCGACGGAGATGAGCCGGGGGATCGCGCCGAGCGAGGCGATCGCGAGGAGCACCCGGGTCACGTCGGCACGCTGCTCGGGCTTGCGCAGGCTCCACCAGATGAGCAGGCCCGCGGCGAGCCAGAACACGTTGAGGAACCGGTACTCGCCGTCGACGGTGGCGTTCACCGCCTCGCCGTCGGGCAGCGCGCCCGGTCCGCCGATGATCCCGAGGAGCCCGCTTAGCACGGGCACCGTGCCGAGCACGGCTACGACCACGATCAGCGTCTTGCGTCCCATGCGGGGCAGTCTGGCACGGACGCCCGCGGCCTCAGCCCCACATCGGGACCTCGGCCCCGAGCTCGAGCCCGTCGCCCGTCGTCTGGGCCGAGGAGATCACAACCCCGTTCTCTTCCTCCGGGTAGGCCACGCCGTCCACGAGGCGGTCGAGCTGGTCGTTGCCGAGCTGCTCGGCCACCGTCGCGACCGGGAGCGACAGCCCCGCGAACTGGACCGTGTCGGCGCGCAGCATCGCTTTTCCGTCCTCGGCGGTCACAGAGAGCAGCACGTCCACCGTCTGCTCCTGGCCGGCGAGCGAGAGCGGCACCTGCGCGACCAGGCCGTCGGCCCCGGAGGCGACCTGGAGGCCCGGCAGGTCGGCGGCGGAGCGCGCGGTCTCCGTGAGTGCCTCGGACGAGACGTCGAGCCGCACGGCGGCCTGCCCGGTCGCAACCTGCCAGAGCGCTGGTGTGCTGTCCCGCGTCATCGTGACGCCGGCGGGCAGGCTTGCCGCCGTCGTCTCGAGCCGGTCGTCGATCACACCCCGCAGCGCAAACTCGGCGACGACGCCGAGCACAACCAGCCCGCCCACCACCGAGGCGGTGACAACTATCCAGCGACGGCGGGGGCGGGCAGGTGCGCTCTGTGTCATGGGGAACATTGGACCCTACGGATCTGCCGGAGGCATGACGATCACGTGACGGGTCTCATCCGAACCTGTGTCTCATCTGGATCTGTCGCGTCTCGAACGGGCTTCATCTCGAACCGCGCGGACGGGCGGACATCCTGTACGCCTCGACCCACGCCCGCGCGTCCAGGTCACGGGGCAGCGCACCCGGCCCGACGCCGTGCTCGCGCGCCCAGCGCCGGACGTCGCCCCGGGCGATCCCCTGCCGCGCCAGGATCTCGTGCACACCCCGGCCCGGCCCGTTGAACACGGCGGCGGCGAACCGCTGGTAGTCGCGCTGTCGGGTCACCGGCAGCAGCGGTTCGAGGCGGCGGTCGATCACCAGGAGCCCGGCGTCGATGCTCGGCCGGGGCCGGAAGGCCGCGGCCGGGACGCGCCGGTCCAGGTGCGGCGTGAACCACGGCCACCACTGCGCGGTCAGGAGCGTGGTGCCGCCGACGGCGGCGCGCTTGCGCGCGACCTCCCACTGGGTGATCAGCACCGCCCGCTGCCAGCCGGGCAGCGTGAACAGCCGCCGCAGCACGGGGGTGGTCAGGTGGAACGGCACGTTGCACACCAGGTCATAGGTGCCCGACGGCGGCGCGTGGCGCAGGATGTCGTCCCGCGTCACCGTGACGTTGCCCGGGGTGACCCGGCCGAGCCGGCCCACCGAACGTGGGTCGATCTCGACGGCCTCGACCGGACGACCCAGCCGGGCCAGGGGCAGCGTCAGCGCGCCGCGCCCGGCGGCCCACTCGACCAGGGGGCGATCGGCGTCGGGCACGAGGTCGATCACGCGGTTGATGACCTGTTGGTCGACCAGGAGGTTCTGGCCCAGCTCGTGGGCGCCGCCGGGGTAAGCATGGACGCCGTCGGCCGGCGCAGTGCTGGAAGGGGCGGTGCTGGAAGGGGCGGTGCTGGAAGGGGCGGTGCTGGAAGGGGCGGTGCTGGAAGGGGCGGTGCTGGAAGGGGCGGTGCTGGAAGGGGCAGTGCTGGAAGGCGTGCGGGATGAACGGTTGCGCGACATGGTGTGCTCCGGAAGTCGTCGGTACTTGAGTTCCGGGCAGCACAAAAGCGCCGCCCGGCGGAAGCCGGCGGCGCGGGGCACGCGCTGGGTGTGGGTGTGCGTTCCGCGCCGCTAGCGGGCGGAACGCTCTCTGATCATCGGGTTCATGGTCATGGCATTCATCACGGGTGACCCTACGAGCCACCGTCCGGACCGCGCGAAGGGTTTTTCTCCGGGGCGGGTCTCCGAGGCGGGCGGGTAGAGTGACAGGCTGTTCCGAACGGTGACTTGCGAGATGGGGATGGCGTTGTTGCAGCACGAACAGATCGGTGAGTCTCGGTGACGATCCTTGCTTCAGACGCCCGTCCGGTTGAGGTCCAGGCGGCGCGGCGACGCAGCATCGCCGTCATCTCCCACCCCGACGCCGGTAAGTCGACCCTGACCGAAGCGCTCGCGTTGCACGCCCACGCGATCGACGAGGCCGGGGCGGTGCACGGCAAGGGCAACCGCGCCGGCGTCGTCTCGGACTGGCTCGAGATGGAGCAGAAGCGCGGCATCTCGATCACGTCGGCGGCGCTGCAGTTCGCCTACGGCGACGTGGTGATCAACCTCCTGGACACCCCCGGGCACGCCGACTTCTCCGAGGACACGTACCGGGTGCTGACCGCCGTCGACGCCGCAGTCATGCTGCTCGACTCCGCGAAGGGCCTGGAGCCGCAGACCCTCAAGCTGTTCGAGGTGTGCCGCCGCCGCGGGGTGCCGGTCATCACGTTCGTCAACAAGTGGGACCGCCCCGGGCGCGAGGCACTGGAGCTGTGCGACGAGCTGGAGGAGCGCATCAACCTGCGCCCGACGCCGCTCAGCTGGCCGATCGGCGAGGCCGGCCGGTTCCTCGGGCTGCTGGACCGCGCCAGCGGCGAGGTCCGCACCTACCGCCGGGCCCCGGGCGGCGCGTCGATCGCCGAGGAGAGCGTGCTCACCCCGCAGGCCGCGGCCGACGCCCTGGGCGACGACCACACCGAGGCGGTCGAGAGCGTGCAGCTCCTCGACGCCGTCGACCGCGAGTCCTTCCTCGCCGGCACGACGACGCCGATGCTGTTCGGCGCGGCGCTGGCCAACATCGGCGTCCGCCAGCTGCTGGACGCCGTCGTCGACCTCGCTCCCGCTCCAGGCGCGCGGGAGGACGTCGACGGCGCGAGCCGCGACGTCGGCCAGCCGTTCAGCGGGTTCGTGTTCAAGATGCAGGCCGGCATGGACCCGAACCACCGCGACCACGTCGCGTTCATCCGCGTGTGCTCTGGCCGGTTCGAGCGGGGCATGGTCGTCACGCACGAGCGGACCGGGCGGCCGTTTGCCACCAAGTACGCCCTGTCGGTCTTCGGCCGCGAACGCTCGACGGTCGAGGACGCCTACCCCGGCGATGTCGTCGGTCTGGTCAACGCCAGCACGCTCGCCGTCGGCGACACCGTGTACGACACCTCGGGCCGGCACGTGCGATTCCCGCCGATGCCGGTGTTCGCGCCCGAGCACTTCGCCGCCGCCCGGGTGGCCGACCCGGGTCGCTCCAAGCAGTTCCGCAAGGGCATCAACCAGCTGGAGCAGGAGGGTGTGGTCCAGGTCCTCGTGTCCGAGGCGCGTGGCGACGGAAACCCGATCCTCGCGGCCGTGGGCCCGCTCCAGTTCGAGGTCGCGACGTTCCGCATGGAGCACGAGTTCTCCGCGCCGATCCGCATGGAGACCCTCGGGCTGTCGCTCGCCCGCGAAGCGGCGCCGTCCGACATCGACACGATCGCCGCGTACCCCGGCGTGGAGGTCGTACGGCGCGGTGACGGCACCCCGCTCGTGCTGCTGCGCGACGTCTGGCACGCCCGGGCCTTCGAGCGAGCCCACCCGGACGTCCCGCTGATCCCGCTGGTGGCAAGCGGCGTCTAGGGACGCCTCGCCCGGGGATCCTTCTCTTTGAGCCCTAAGTTTCTTCGCTTTGGACGCCTCCAAAGCGAAGAAACTTAGGGCTCAAAGAGAGCGTCTTGCATTACGGTCTGGGCATGACGTCGTCCAGCTCGGTCGGGGCCGGTTCCGGCCCCGACGTGCCGACCACTGCCGCGCCGACCACTCCTGTGCAGCCCTTTACGCAGCCTCCGGCGGACCAGTACGCCACGCCGCCCGGGTCTCCCAGCTCGACCCGCCCGCCGCGCTGGCTGCCGAGGGCGCTGGTCATGGCCGTGGTGGCGGTCTTCGTCGCGATCTTCTCGTGGAACGCGCTCGGGGCCCTGAACGGGCTCTTTGTGAACGTGCTGATCGCGGTCTTCATCGCGCTGGCCCTCGAGCCGGGCACGGTCTGGCTGGTGCGGCACGGGTGGCGCAGAGGCCTGGCGGCCGCGGTCACCCTGCTCGGATCGCTCCTCGTGGTCATCGTGCTCATGGCGCTGTTCGGCAACCTGTTCGTGCAGCAGCTCGTCGAGCTCGCGCAGTCCGTCCCCGCGCTCTACGAGGGGCTCCAGGGCTTTCTGACCGAGCGGTTCGACATCGTCGTCCCCGATACCGAGAACCTGCTGCGCCAGGCGTTGGGCGAGTTCGGCGACGACGTCGCCTCCGGGGCGCTGCTGGTGGGCACCACCGTGGTGGGCGGGCTGCTGGCGACCCTGACGATCCTGCTCGTCTCTTACTACCTGCTCGCAGCGGGGCCGAAGTTCCGCGCCGCCGTCTGCGGCTGGCTGACTCCGGCCCGGCAGCAGGAGGTGCTGACCCTGTGGGAGATCACGCAGCGCAAGGTGTCCGACTACATCGGCTCCCGCGTGGTCCTGGCCGCGGTCTCGACGGTGGTCACCTTTGTGTTCCTCGCGATCCTCCAGACGCCGTACGCGGTGCCGCTCTCCGTCTTCGTCGGAGTGGTGTCCCAGTTCGTGCCGACGATCGGCGCCTACCTCGGCGGCGCGCTGCCCACCATGGTGGCGCTGACCGCGCAAGGGTGGCCGCAGGCGTTGGGCGTGCTCGCCTTCGTCGTCGCCTACCAGCAGTTCGAGAACCTGTACCTGGCGCCCAAGGTGTCGGCGCGGGCGCTGGAGATGAACGCGGCGGTGAGCCTGCTCGTGGTGCTGGCGTTCGGCGCGGTCTTCGGGGTGCTGGGCGCGTTCCTGGCGCTGCCGGTCGCCGCGACCATCCAGGCGACGGCGACCACCTACTTCCGGCGGCACGAGCTCATCGAGTCGCACATGCTGCAGGACCCGGACGTCGACGCCAAGGCGTGAGCGCCCGGGAATGCCAGCTGGCCTACGGGTGAGCCGCGGTGATCGCGATGACCCAGTCGAGGCGGGCCAGGGCGGTCTGCAGGTCGGCGATCTTGTCCTTGATGCGGTTCCGCTCGGCGTCCAGCATGGCCCGCTGGTCGACGTCGGTGTGCCCGGTCTCGATGCAGGGCAAGAGCTCCGCGATGTTGCGGCTGGTCAGGCCGGCGGCGTACATCTGCTGGAAGAAGCGCACCCGGTCGACGGCGTCCGCTGGGTAGAGACGCTGGCCGGACGGGCTGCGCTCCGGCGTGAGCAGGCCCTGTTGCTCGTAGTAGCGCACGGCGCGCACCGAGACGCCGGCAGCGTTCGCGACCTGGCCGATGCGGATGAGCGGCTCGGTCTCTGTGACGGTCATCTCAGCTCCTTCTCCCCGCTTCGAGGGCTCAGCACTTGCCTCTGACGTTAACGTCAGGTTCTAGCGTAGCCGACATGGACATCAACAACTCGGTAGCCCTGGTCACCGGAGCCAACCGCGGCCTGGGCCGCGCCTTCGCCCAGCGCCTGCTCGAACGGGGCGCCCGCAAGGTCTACGCGACGGCCCGGCGGCCGGAGGCGGTGGACCTGCCCGGCGTCGAGGTGCTGGCCCTCGACGTCACCGACCCTGCCTCCGTGCGCGCCGCGGCGGCAGCGGCCCCCGACGTCACGCTGCTCGTCAACAATGCGGGGATCCAGACGGGGACCAACCTCGTGACCGGTTCGCTGGACGCGGTCCGGCTCGAGCTGGAGACCAACATGCTCGGCCCTCTCGCACTGATCCGGGAGCTTGCGCCGACCCTCGCCGGCAACGGCGGGGGAGCGATCGTGAACGTGCTCTCCGCGATGTCGTGGTTCGGGACCCCCGGCGGCCACGCCTACCACCTGACCAAGGGCTCCGCGTGGGCCATGACGAACAGCGTCCGCATGGAGCTCGCGGAGCAGGGCACGCTCGTGACCGCGGTACACCTGGGCCTGGCCGACACCGACATGGCGGCGGGGTGGCCCGTGGACAAGATCGCACCGTTGGACCTGGCCGACGTCGTGCTCGACGGCGTCGAGGCCGGCTTCGCCGAGGTGCTGGCCGATCAGTGGAGCCGCGACGTCAAGGCACGGCTGACGCTGACGCCGGAGGAGTTCAACGCGGCGATGGGCCGCGCCCTGGCTACTTTCGCTTAGCCGCAGCCGCAGACCTATGACGCCGCGTATGTGGCGGTCGCCGAGGCGCACGACGTCACGCTGGTCACTGCGGACGTGCGGATCGCCAAAGCTGGTGTTGCCCGCTGCCCCGTGCGGGTCATCAGCTGACGCGGGTCGTCCGACGCCGGGGCCGGGTCGCGTGAGGGGCGGGGCGGGGCCCGCCCCTCACGCGGGGTGGGTCAGAGGACGCGGATGAACGTCGGGTTGGACTGCCAGATGCTGGTGTACCGGACGCTCTTGCCCGGTACCGGGGCCTCGATCTGCATGCCGTTGCCGGCGTAGATCGCGATGTGCCCCGGCGACCAGATCAGGTCGCCCGGCTGCGCCTCGGAATAGGACACGGCGCTCCCTGCGAACCGCTGCGCGGACGAGGTGCGCGGCAGGTTGATGCCGATCTGGGCGTACACGTAAGAGGTGAAGCCGGAGCAGTCGAACCCGGCCGGCGTCGTGCCGCCCCACACGTACGGCACGCCGAGGTACCGCATGGCGATGGACACGACCGACGCGCCGGCCTCGGCGGCCGCCTCGGCGGCGAGCTCCTGCTGGTATTCCTCGTTCTCCTCGGCGGAGACGACTGACACGGGGGCCTGCTCGACCCTCAGCTCCGCATCGGAGGCGACGATGACCATGGGCGCGGCCTCGACCGACGTCCTGGCCTGCGCCGCGAGCGCCTTGAGGTCAGCGGTGTTGAGCGCGCCCTGCATGGGCTTGCCGGCCAGCGCCGTGCCGACCGTCGTCGTGGCGGGGGCCGCCTGGGCCGGGGCGGCGATCAGGGACAGCAGCACGCCAGAACCTGCCGCTGCGACGACCACGCCGCGACCGGTGAACGCGCTGACCTGCTCGGTGGCCACGCGGGCGACGTCGGTCAGCACGGGGCCGCGCGCTGCTCGGTGCCGGCCGCGGCCACGCTGGGACGTGGCCTGGTTGAACTGGGGATCCATCAAAGCTGGGACCTTTCTGGCGTCGACGCGCTCACCGAACTGCGCCGGATACCGGCGAAGAGGGGACGGAGGCGACATCTCAGGCTCATGGCAGGCCCCACCATAGCGGAGCCCGCCATGCGCCGGAAGCACTCAATCGTCGTGGTGGTGGTCGTGCTCGACCTCGATCTCCCCGGTCAGGGCCGCGACCGGCACGGCGCAGGAATCGCCCTTCCAGGCCTCAACGCCCTCCTTGATCGCGAAGCCGGCGATCACCAGGGCCGCTATCGAGTCGGCCCAGGCCCAGCCGAGCAGGCTGTTGAGCAGCAGCCCGACCAGCAGGGCCGCCGACAGGTAGGTGCAGATCAGGGTCTGCTTGGAGTCGGCGACGGCGCTGGCCGAGCCGAGCTCCCGTCCGGTGCGGCGCTCGAACCAGCTCAGGAACGGCATCACCGCCAGGCTGACCGCGGCAAGGACGATCCCGACCGGGCTGTGCTCCGGTTCGCGCAGGCCGGCCAGGGAGAGCGCGGCGTCGACAGTGACGTAGGCCGCCAGGCCGAAGAAGGAGACGGCGATGATCCGCAGCGCGGTCTTCTCCCGGGCTTCGGGATCCGGTGCGGCAAACTGCCAGGCGACCGCTGCCGCGGAGAGCACCTCGACTATCGAGTCCAGCCCGAAGCCGATCAGGGCCGCGGAGGACGCGACGCTGCCCGCGGCGAGGGCGATGATCGCCTCGACGACGTTGTAGGTGATCGTGATCGCGACGACCCAGCGGATGCGCCGGCGCAGCACCAGCACCCGCTCGGGCGCGAGCGCGGCGCTCATCCGATCGCTCCCGGTGCGACGGCTCCCCGTGCGATTGCTCCCCGTGCTGTCGCTCCCGGACCGCAGCACAGCGGGACGGCGCAGTCCTCGTCGGTGCAGGGCGCGCCGTCGTCGACCGCGAGAACGACGTCCACGAGCGCTCCGATCGCGCGGGTCAGATGTGGATCGGCGATCTCGTAACGGGTCTGCCGGCCCTCAGGGGTGGCCACGACGATCCCGCAGCCACGGAGGCAGGCGAGATGGTTCGAGACGTTGGTCCTGGTCAGGTCCAGATCGCGGGCGAGCTGTGCCGGGTAGCCCGGTTCGTCGATCAGGCTCAGCAGGATCCGGGAGCGCGTCGGGTCGGCCATCGCCCGGCCCAGCCGGTTCATGACGTCCAGTCGCGATGCAAGAGTCAGCATGCGCTGACCATACAGCGAACGCTGACCAATCGGGGCATCGCGGCCGGTGACCGATCGCAGCGAGGTAGGGTCCTCGTTAGGGTGTGCCGGGAAGTCTGGTCGGCGTGGACCGGCCGAGGGCCGGTCCTGCTGAGTCGACCCCCGAGAGGATCTCCGTGCCCCGCACTACCCCTGCTGCATCCCGTCTCCAGCGTCTGCGTACCTGGGTCTCGCGTGAGGCCACGGGTGGCGCGCTGCTGATCGGGGCGGCGTTCGTCGCCCTGCTGTGGGCCAACTCGCCCTGGCGCGAGTCCTACCAGGCGCTGTCCGCGACGGTGGTGGGGCCCGCGATGATCGGGCCGCTGCCCGTCCACCTGGACCTGTCGCTGGCGACCTGGGCCGCCGACGGGCTGCTCGCGATCTTCTTCTTCGTGGTGGGGGTCGAGCTCAAGCAGGAGTTCGTCGCCGGGTCGCTGCGCAACCCGAAGGAGGCCGGCGTACCGATGATCGCCGCCGTGGGCGGCATGGCCGTACCCGCGCTGATCTACGTCGGCGTGGTGCTCGCGCTCGACGATCCGGGGGCGCTGCACGGCTGGGCCATCCCCACCGCTACCGACATCGCGTTCGCGGTAGGTGTCCTGGCGATCTTCGGCCGCGGGCTGCCGGTCGCGATCCGCACGTTCCTGCTCACGCTCGCGGTAGTGGACGACCTGCTGGCGATCGTGGTGATCGCCATCTTCTACACCAGCGAGATCAACTGGCCGGCGCTGGCCGGCACGCTCGTCTGCATAGCGCTGTTCGGCTGGCACGTGCGCTCGCGGACACCCCGGTGGTTCGTGCTGTTGCCCCTCGCACTGGTCGCATGGGCCCTGATGCACTCCTCGGGTGTGCACGCGACCATCTCGGGTGTCCTGCTCGGCTTCACCGTCCCGGCCATCGCCCGCCACGGCGAGGCAGCGTCGCGCACAGTCCGGTACGAGTGGTTGCTCAGGCCCTTCTCGTCGGGCCTCGCGCTGCCCGTGTTCGCCTTCTTCGCGGCGGGTGTCTCCCTGGTCGACGGCGACGGGCCGGGCGCCGTGATCGGACAGCCGGTCGTCGCGGCGATCGCCGCCGGCCTCGTGCTGGGCAAGGTGGTGGGTGTGCTGGGCACCACCGCGCTGATCACCCGGATCACGCCCCTGCGGCTGCCCGACGGCATCGGCGTGCGCGACCTGCTGCCCGTCGGGCTGCTGGCCGGCATCGGCTTCACCGTGTCGCTGCTGATCAGCGAGCTGTCCTTCGGTGCGTCCGAACACACCGACGGGGCCAAGATCGCCATCCTGGGCGCGTCCGTGCTGGCCGCGATCCTCGGCAGCGTCTCGCTGCGCTGGGACGCGCGCCGCGCCCGCTCGGCGGACATGAACCTCGACGGCGTGGACGACGACGTCAAGGACTACATCGGTGACGCCAAGGACCGCGAGACCCACTAATGCACCACCCCACTGACTCGCCGCACCGGCGGTCGCCGAGTCAGTGGGTTGGTCGGACCATTCCACTGACTCGCCGTATTGCGGACGCCTAGTCAGTGGAGTGGTCCCGGTAGGGTCCGGGGCGATGGGAGCCGAGCGTCGAGACGGGGTGGTTGTGTGAGTCTGCGCCGGGTCGAGGTGCTCGGGACGCTGCCCGCTGTCGCGTTCCGGGGGACGTTCGCGCCGTTGGCTCCGGAGCCCGCGCCCGGGACGGAGGTGCCGCCCGGCTGGGAGGGGCTGTACTTCCCGTACGACGTGCCGCTGGCCGACCTGCGGCCCGACGGCACGCCCGTACGCGACGGCGTGCTGCCCGAGATGGCCCTGCCCCGGCGGATGTACGTCGGCGAGGACGCGGTGTTCCATCGTGCGCTGCGGTACGGCGAGACGGCCGAGCAGGTGGTCAGCGCCGGCTCCATCACCCGGAAGACCGGGCGCTCGGGCGAGCTGGTGTTCGCCGACGTCGTACGCGAGTACCTGGTCGACGGCGTGCCGGCGGTCTCCAGCACGTGGCACGACGTGTTCCTCGACGTCGCGACGGCGCCGTCGGACCGGAAGGAGACTGGCGGCGATTCCGCGCCCAGCGCGGACTGGACCGAGCCCTTGCGGCTCGACGAGCGGCAGCTCTTCCGGTTCTCCGCGCTGACGTTCAACACGCACCGCGTGCACTACGACCTCGCCTGGGTGCGCGAGGTGGAGGGGCTCGGCGGGCTCCTCGTGCACGGTCCGCTCCTGCGCATCCTGCTGCTCGACGCCGCCGTCCGCCACGAGGTGGGCGACAACGTCCCGGGCCACAACCAGGCAGGCCCGACCGAGCCGGGCCGGGTCGCGGAGTTCTCGTTCCGGGTCCACGCGCCGCTCCTGGCCGGTGCCGACGCGGTGATCGCGGGCACGCGCCACGGGCAGGAGTCGGAGATCCGGCTGCTGGACGTCGACGGCGGCCTGCTGGCCCGCGGCGTCGTCACCTGGTCGAGCTGACCTGACCGGGGCCTGCCGCAACGCCGCGCGGGCCGCCGGAATGACCATGCGGTTGCTGCCAGAACGGGGGCGTGCCTGGCAGCAACCGCATGGTCATTCGTCGAGCCTGCCCGGATTTGCCAGGCCGTCGGCGTTGATCAGGGCAGCGGCTTGGTCTCCCCGGGCTTGTTGAGGTGCTCCTCGGTCTCGCCGGTGCGGGCCTCGTCCGAGCAGCTCGGTTCGGGAGCCGCCTCCGAGGCGCTCGCGGACGGTTCGGGTGCCGGGGTCGTGGCTGTGTCCGCGAGATCCGTCGTGGCAGCGGCGCTTGCCGCAGGCTTGGCCTCCTCCGTGGTGCGGGCGCCGTTAGACGTCCCTTCGGCCTTCTCCTCGGTGGCCGTCGCGTCGCCCGGGCCGGCCGTGCTGCCGTCCGGCGGGGCGGCGGCATCGGCCGACGCCGCGGCCGCATCGGCGTCGGTATCCGCAGCGGCGTCGTCAGCCGGGGCTGACGGCGACACCTCCGGCGAAGCGCACGCCGCGGCAGGTTCGGTAGCGGTCTCGGTGGTCGACTGCTGGCTGAGCCAGCCGCCGAGCACAACTACGCCGACCGTAGCCAGCAGGGAAATGATCAGGGTGATGCGTCGCACGGGTGCTCCTTGAGTGGGTATGGATGGTTGGTTGTACGGGCTCGCCTACCAG is drawn from Promicromonospora sp. Populi and contains these coding sequences:
- a CDS encoding C40 family peptidase, which codes for MDPQFNQATSQRGRGRHRAARGPVLTDVARVATEQVSAFTGRGVVVAAAGSGVLLSLIAAPAQAAPATTTVGTALAGKPMQGALNTADLKALAAQARTSVEAAPMVIVASDAELRVEQAPVSVVSAEENEEYQQELAAEAAAEAGASVVSIAMRYLGVPYVWGGTTPAGFDCSGFTSYVYAQIGINLPRTSSAQRFAGSAVSYSEAQPGDLIWSPGHIAIYAGNGMQIEAPVPGKSVRYTSIWQSNPTFIRVL
- the nhaA gene encoding Na+/H+ antiporter NhaA, with product MPRTTPAASRLQRLRTWVSREATGGALLIGAAFVALLWANSPWRESYQALSATVVGPAMIGPLPVHLDLSLATWAADGLLAIFFFVVGVELKQEFVAGSLRNPKEAGVPMIAAVGGMAVPALIYVGVVLALDDPGALHGWAIPTATDIAFAVGVLAIFGRGLPVAIRTFLLTLAVVDDLLAIVVIAIFYTSEINWPALAGTLVCIALFGWHVRSRTPRWFVLLPLALVAWALMHSSGVHATISGVLLGFTVPAIARHGEAASRTVRYEWLLRPFSSGLALPVFAFFAAGVSLVDGDGPGAVIGQPVVAAIAAGLVLGKVVGVLGTTALITRITPLRLPDGIGVRDLLPVGLLAGIGFTVSLLISELSFGASEHTDGAKIAILGASVLAAILGSVSLRWDARRARSADMNLDGVDDDVKDYIGDAKDRETH
- a CDS encoding DUF4345 domain-containing protein, encoding MGRKTLIVVVAVLGTVPVLSGLLGIIGGPGALPDGEAVNATVDGEYRFLNVFWLAAGLLIWWSLRKPEQRADVTRVLLAIASLGAIPRLISVAVTGWPHPAFIGALVLELFVVPLVIWWHLRTFPRCAELPT
- the erm gene encoding 23S ribosomal RNA methyltransferase Erm, which produces MGQNLLVDQQVINRVIDLVPDADRPLVEWAAGRGALTLPLARLGRPVEAVEIDPRSVGRLGRVTPGNVTVTRDDILRHAPPSGTYDLVCNVPFHLTTPVLRRLFTLPGWQRAVLITQWEVARKRAAVGGTTLLTAQWWPWFTPHLDRRVPAAAFRPRPSIDAGLLVIDRRLEPLLPVTRQRDYQRFAAAVFNGPGRGVHEILARQGIARGDVRRWAREHGVGPGALPRDLDARAWVEAYRMSARPRGSR
- a CDS encoding peptide chain release factor 3, with product MTILASDARPVEVQAARRRSIAVISHPDAGKSTLTEALALHAHAIDEAGAVHGKGNRAGVVSDWLEMEQKRGISITSAALQFAYGDVVINLLDTPGHADFSEDTYRVLTAVDAAVMLLDSAKGLEPQTLKLFEVCRRRGVPVITFVNKWDRPGREALELCDELEERINLRPTPLSWPIGEAGRFLGLLDRASGEVRTYRRAPGGASIAEESVLTPQAAADALGDDHTEAVESVQLLDAVDRESFLAGTTTPMLFGAALANIGVRQLLDAVVDLAPAPGAREDVDGASRDVGQPFSGFVFKMQAGMDPNHRDHVAFIRVCSGRFERGMVVTHERTGRPFATKYALSVFGRERSTVEDAYPGDVVGLVNASTLAVGDTVYDTSGRHVRFPPMPVFAPEHFAAARVADPGRSKQFRKGINQLEQEGVVQVLVSEARGDGNPILAAVGPLQFEVATFRMEHEFSAPIRMETLGLSLAREAAPSDIDTIAAYPGVEVVRRGDGTPLVLLRDVWHARAFERAHPDVPLIPLVASGV
- a CDS encoding AI-2E family transporter, whose translation is MTSSSSVGAGSGPDVPTTAAPTTPVQPFTQPPADQYATPPGSPSSTRPPRWLPRALVMAVVAVFVAIFSWNALGALNGLFVNVLIAVFIALALEPGTVWLVRHGWRRGLAAAVTLLGSLLVVIVLMALFGNLFVQQLVELAQSVPALYEGLQGFLTERFDIVVPDTENLLRQALGEFGDDVASGALLVGTTVVGGLLATLTILLVSYYLLAAGPKFRAAVCGWLTPARQQEVLTLWEITQRKVSDYIGSRVVLAAVSTVVTFVFLAILQTPYAVPLSVFVGVVSQFVPTIGAYLGGALPTMVALTAQGWPQALGVLAFVVAYQQFENLYLAPKVSARALEMNAAVSLLVVLAFGAVFGVLGAFLALPVAATIQATATTYFRRHELIESHMLQDPDVDAKA
- a CDS encoding pentapeptide repeat-containing protein yields the protein MLEGAVLEGAVLEGAVLEGAVLEGAVLEGAVLEGAVLEGVRDERLRDMVCSGSRRYLSSGQHKSAARRKPAARGTRWVWVCVPRR
- a CDS encoding ArsR/SmtB family transcription factor, which produces MLTLASRLDVMNRLGRAMADPTRSRILLSLIDEPGYPAQLARDLDLTRTNVSNHLACLRGCGIVVATPEGRQTRYEIADPHLTRAIGALVDVVLAVDDGAPCTDEDCAVPLCCGPGATARGAIARGAVAPGAIG
- a CDS encoding cation transporter, whose product is MSAALAPERVLVLRRRIRWVVAITITYNVVEAIIALAAGSVASSAALIGFGLDSIVEVLSAAAVAWQFAAPDPEAREKTALRIIAVSFFGLAAYVTVDAALSLAGLREPEHSPVGIVLAAVSLAVMPFLSWFERRTGRELGSASAVADSKQTLICTYLSAALLVGLLLNSLLGWAWADSIAALVIAGFAIKEGVEAWKGDSCAVPVAALTGEIEVEHDHHHDD
- a CDS encoding MerR family transcriptional regulator codes for the protein MTVTETEPLIRIGQVANAAGVSVRAVRYYEQQGLLTPERSPSGQRLYPADAVDRVRFFQQMYAAGLTSRNIAELLPCIETGHTDVDQRAMLDAERNRIKDKIADLQTALARLDWVIAITAAHP
- a CDS encoding SDR family oxidoreductase, translating into MDINNSVALVTGANRGLGRAFAQRLLERGARKVYATARRPEAVDLPGVEVLALDVTDPASVRAAAAAAPDVTLLVNNAGIQTGTNLVTGSLDAVRLELETNMLGPLALIRELAPTLAGNGGGAIVNVLSAMSWFGTPGGHAYHLTKGSAWAMTNSVRMELAEQGTLVTAVHLGLADTDMAAGWPVDKIAPLDLADVVLDGVEAGFAEVLADQWSRDVKARLTLTPEEFNAAMGRALATFA